A genomic segment from Bradyrhizobium diazoefficiens USDA 110 encodes:
- a CDS encoding YihY/virulence factor BrkB family protein → MKAIRYIYVVVMDAFYTFLADDGWAIASHIALSTLMALFPFLIVLTSLAGFFGSKELADQAASLMLEVWPKQVADSLSGEIHDVLTTTRTGVLTIGAALSVYFASNGVEALRVALNRAYAVVEMRRWYWLRLESIGYTLVAAFTALAMAFLIVLGPLIIEATRRHIPLFVESNESILTWLRYGITIGALVVALIILHAWVPAGRRSFLQILPGIVFTMVASLISGIVFGQYLARFANNYVTMYAGLASVIIALVFLYFIAAIFVYGGELNAAIIKSRLPHGVSLQAAQSLKHAETRA, encoded by the coding sequence GTGAAAGCCATCCGCTACATCTACGTCGTCGTGATGGATGCGTTCTACACGTTCCTGGCCGACGACGGCTGGGCGATCGCGAGCCACATCGCGCTGTCGACATTGATGGCGCTGTTCCCGTTCCTGATCGTGCTGACCTCGCTCGCCGGCTTCTTCGGTTCCAAGGAGCTCGCCGACCAGGCCGCCAGCCTGATGCTCGAGGTCTGGCCCAAGCAGGTCGCCGACAGCCTTTCCGGCGAGATCCACGACGTGCTGACCACGACCCGCACCGGCGTGCTGACCATCGGCGCGGCGCTGTCGGTCTATTTCGCCTCGAACGGAGTCGAGGCGCTCCGCGTCGCGCTCAACCGCGCCTATGCGGTGGTGGAGATGCGGCGCTGGTATTGGCTGCGGCTGGAATCGATCGGCTATACGCTGGTTGCGGCCTTCACCGCGCTTGCCATGGCGTTCCTGATCGTGCTCGGCCCACTCATCATCGAGGCGACGCGACGCCACATCCCGCTGTTCGTCGAGTCCAACGAGAGCATCCTCACCTGGCTGCGCTACGGCATCACCATCGGCGCGCTGGTGGTGGCGCTGATCATCCTGCATGCGTGGGTGCCGGCGGGGCGGCGCAGCTTCCTCCAGATCCTGCCCGGCATCGTCTTCACCATGGTGGCGTCGCTGATCTCGGGCATCGTGTTCGGGCAATATCTGGCGCGCTTCGCCAACAATTACGTGACGATGTATGCGGGGCTGGCCTCGGTGATCATCGCGCTGGTGTTTCTGTATTTCATCGCCGCGATCTTCGTCTACGGCGGCGAGCTCAACGCCGCGATCATCAAGTCGCGGCTACCTCACGGCGTGTCGCTTCAAGCAGCGCAGTCGCTAAAGCACGCGGAGACACGGGCTTGA
- a CDS encoding ATP-binding protein yields the protein MAAKTRPARTTRTSRRLPRKRSGAAGKVRKRTTKVVAPDVVQAALAAFAHEVRTPLTGILAISDLLATSDLGERERRWADTIKAGAEHLASLATLFVDAARTGKGGGALRQDLFDLRALARSAGDSLAGRAAAKGLQAQVELSEKLPGLVVGDPVRLRAALENLIDNAVKFTDQGGVALVVAPWRPTKGKKNDKMKGRVGVAFAVSDSGIGLTMAEIKRLFRPFTQANVTIASRFGGAGLGLSSVKQLARGMGGDISVAPRRGGGATFTLTVSLDAAGPARSRKAKGEAEADAAAALRVLSVEDNPFGRVVLNTILTELGHHAEFIGRGEDAVNRLAQGAFDAVLMDMVLPGIDGVEAIRRIRTMPAPLAQIPIIGVSGRGEDEAASREAGADAFLVKPVSPRALATALLEATRREVAAT from the coding sequence ATGGCGGCGAAAACGCGCCCAGCGCGCACTACGCGGACGTCCAGGCGATTGCCTCGGAAGCGGTCCGGGGCGGCCGGAAAGGTGCGCAAGCGCACCACCAAAGTGGTCGCGCCGGACGTGGTCCAGGCGGCGCTTGCCGCCTTTGCCCATGAGGTCCGCACGCCCCTGACCGGCATTCTCGCGATCAGCGACCTGCTCGCGACCTCGGATCTCGGGGAGCGGGAGCGGCGCTGGGCTGACACCATCAAGGCCGGTGCCGAGCATCTGGCGAGCCTCGCCACCCTGTTCGTGGACGCCGCCCGAACCGGGAAGGGTGGCGGCGCGCTGCGGCAGGATCTGTTCGACCTGCGGGCGCTGGCCCGCAGCGCCGGCGATTCGCTCGCCGGGCGCGCCGCGGCCAAGGGCCTCCAGGCCCAGGTCGAGCTCTCCGAAAAGCTGCCAGGGCTGGTGGTCGGCGATCCCGTCCGCCTGCGCGCTGCACTCGAGAACCTCATCGACAATGCGGTGAAGTTCACCGACCAGGGCGGCGTGGCGCTCGTGGTCGCGCCTTGGCGTCCAACCAAAGGCAAGAAAAACGACAAGATGAAGGGCAGGGTCGGCGTCGCCTTCGCGGTGTCCGACAGCGGCATCGGCCTGACCATGGCCGAGATCAAGCGGCTGTTCCGCCCGTTCACCCAGGCCAATGTCACCATCGCCTCGCGCTTCGGCGGCGCGGGCTTGGGGCTATCCTCGGTGAAGCAGCTGGCGCGCGGGATGGGTGGCGACATCTCGGTCGCACCGCGGCGCGGCGGCGGCGCCACCTTCACATTGACCGTGTCGCTGGACGCGGCGGGACCGGCCAGGTCCCGCAAGGCGAAGGGCGAAGCCGAGGCCGATGCGGCGGCCGCGCTGCGCGTGCTCAGCGTCGAGGACAATCCGTTCGGTCGCGTCGTGCTCAACACCATTTTGACCGAGCTCGGCCATCATGCCGAGTTCATCGGGCGCGGCGAGGACGCGGTGAACCGGCTGGCACAGGGGGCTTTCGACGCGGTGCTGATGGACATGGTGCTGCCGGGCATCGACGGCGTCGAGGCCATCCGGCGGATCCGCACCATGCCGGCGCCGCTCGCTCAAATACCCATCATCGGCGTCTCCGGGCGCGGCGAGGACGAGGCGGCCTCGCGCGAGGCGGGCGCCGACGCCTTCCTGGTCAAGCCCGTGTCTCCGCGTGCTTTAGCGACTGCGCTGCTTGAAGCGACACGCCGTGAGGTAGCCGCGACTTGA
- the gluQRS gene encoding tRNA glutamyl-Q(34) synthetase GluQRS produces MSPPVFRFAPSPNGFLHLGHAYSALLNFDRAREAGGRLLLRIEDIDATRCRPEFEAAIYEDLAWLGIAWETPVRRQSEHLSDYRAALEKLSALGLVYPAFESRAEIARLVAAREADGPWPRDPDGAPLYPGDAKSLSAGEQARLIASGAPYALRLDMAAACWRVASLAWNELGEGPDGERGVVPARPEAWGDVILARKETPTSYHLSVVVDDGLQGISEVVRGQDLFHATSVHRLLQTLLGLPEPAYRHHALIRDEAGRKLSKSSRSTGLRELRDAGASPVGIRALVGLGEVSLGFSQTPP; encoded by the coding sequence ATGTCGCCACCCGTTTTCCGATTTGCTCCGAGCCCGAACGGCTTCCTGCATCTCGGCCACGCCTATTCGGCGTTGCTCAACTTCGACCGCGCGCGGGAGGCCGGCGGGCGGCTGTTGCTGCGGATCGAGGACATCGATGCGACGCGCTGCCGGCCTGAGTTCGAGGCGGCGATCTACGAGGATCTCGCCTGGCTCGGCATTGCCTGGGAAACACCGGTGCGCCGGCAGTCGGAGCATCTTTCCGATTACCGCGCCGCGCTGGAAAAGCTCTCTGCGCTCGGCCTCGTCTATCCCGCCTTCGAAAGCCGCGCCGAGATCGCAAGACTTGTGGCCGCGCGCGAGGCCGATGGGCCGTGGCCGCGCGATCCCGACGGCGCGCCGCTGTATCCCGGAGACGCCAAGTCGCTGTCCGCCGGCGAGCAGGCGCGGTTGATCGCATCCGGCGCGCCCTATGCGCTCCGGCTCGACATGGCGGCCGCCTGCTGGCGCGTTGCCAGTCTGGCCTGGAATGAACTCGGCGAGGGGCCGGACGGCGAGAGGGGCGTCGTTCCCGCGCGGCCGGAGGCCTGGGGAGACGTGATCCTGGCTCGCAAGGAGACGCCGACCAGCTACCATTTGTCCGTGGTCGTCGACGACGGCCTCCAGGGGATCAGCGAGGTGGTGCGCGGCCAGGACCTGTTTCACGCCACCTCCGTCCACCGCCTGCTGCAAACCCTGCTTGGCCTGCCGGAACCCGCCTACCGCCACCACGCCCTGATTCGGGATGAAGCCGGGCGGAAGCTGTCGAAATCGAGCCGCTCGACCGGCTTGCGGGAGTTACGCGACGCCGGTGCATCGCCCGTCGGCATCCGCGCTCTGGTGGGATTAGGTGAAGTTTCTCTGGGGTTTAGCCAAACACCGCCGTGA
- a CDS encoding twin transmembrane helix small protein: MASILSTFILPAAAGAVALVLLLGLVNMMRGGSPNTSQKLMRWRVLLQFVAIVIAMIAVWAMGR, from the coding sequence ATGGCATCTATCCTGAGTACTTTCATTCTGCCGGCGGCGGCCGGTGCCGTGGCGTTGGTGCTGCTGCTCGGTCTCGTCAACATGATGCGCGGCGGCTCGCCCAACACCTCGCAGAAGCTGATGCGCTGGCGCGTGCTCCTTCAGTTCGTGGCGATTGTCATTGCCATGATCGCGGTCTGGGCGATGGGGCGTTGA